In Granulicella mallensis MP5ACTX8, the sequence CGAACACGCTGGGTGCGGTTGTCTTTACAAGCCGCGAGGAAGACGTCGACGCCGCCCGCAAGGAACTGGCAGTAGAAGCCACGCATCTTGCGATGGAGCAGGCCGCGTCGGTGGCAAAGGCTGCGGGCTCGCATATTGCAGGAATCATAGCGATCGAAGTCGATCCGCAGAATGCCACGCTGGATTTCGCAAAAGCATCGTATGCTGCTCCTGCAGCGCCTGCCATGGCCGGCCTCAGAGCGGCTCCCATCGCAACAGCTGCTGGAGATCAGGACCTATCGATTGCCGTCAATGTGCAGGTAGAAGTTGCGCAATGACCTTGGGACATATGCAAAAACGGAGCAGCCATGGCTGCTCCGTTTTGCGTTTCATCCTGTCTATCTTTCGTCTTCATCCCTCGCAACCGCACGCACTCCGTGCAGTTGGGCAAACTCGGTTCTGGGCAGCCGCATCTGCGGTGCATAGCTGCCATAGACGCTGATGTGGAAGCATGCCTGCTGGAACTCTTCTTCCACGTCCAGCTTTCCGGCCTGCATCAGCGGCAGCAGGTAGCTGCGCATCCACGCGATCTCTTCCATGCTCATGCCGTGCTTGCCGAAGTCGATGGCCTGTCCCGTGAGATGTGGCGATGCCACATCGCCTTCGATGGAGGCGGCATTGCCATTCACACGCTGCAGTCGAAGCTGATAGGCCACAGTGCGTACAGCCGAGTTCAAGTGCAGCGGTTCATGAAAGCGTGCGTAGAACGCGCGTGAGGTGTCGGTCACGAACTTCACGGTCCAGGGCCGTGCATAGCGGCGATTGTAGGGAAGCGCTTCGTTGACGGCTAGTCCCGGAGTATCGGGAAAGCCTACAAGCAGATGTTGCGCACGCATGCGGTCGAGGTCGGTGTCGTCCTGGATCCGCGAGAGCCCGGCGGCATCGGCCATGCGGTTCTGGTGGACGAGAATCTCGCGCGTACCTTTGAGCGGCGCGGGAACGATGAGCCTGCCCTCACGCGTGTAGAGCGGAACAGCCAGGGGACGGATGACTTCATCCGGCGACGGACGCTGTCCGGGGCGCTCGGCATCGGCGAGGGTCTCTGGCTTTACAGGAATATCCGAGTCGTCGGCGGAGACTTCTATCGGTGGAGTAGGGGGTAAGACACGCAGGACCGGTGCGGGTGGCTGCTGCCTCGTCGCTTCGATCGGGGCACTGTGCATGGGCAGCCGTTCATCATCGTCCGGATGCGACTCGCCCTGTGCGAAGACTTCATGTGATGAGGGCAACGCAGTCGCTACCTCATCTGTTCCACTGCTGCGTTCTCTGTGGGGTGCTGCGGGAACTTGCTTCACCGCTGTATTCGCTACGCGTACAGGTTCGCGGCGTGTCTCAACCGGATACCGCTCCGCGATCTCCGGTCTGACGGCGGTCCTGCTGTGCGTTCTCTGTCGCGATCCCGTGCGATACATCACGACGGGATCGTCCACCATCTTCGGCTCGCTCTTTCCACGGCGTCTACTCTGAGCACGAGATCTGGAGGAGGTTCCTGGTCTTTGGGTGTCCCTGGATTTAACCGAGGCTCTGTCGGAGTTTCTTCCCGTGCTCTTCGACGCGGTTGAACTACTCCGCTTTCCGGAGCGCTTGCCTGCGGACCTCTGCGATTCGAGCCTGCCCTTCGTTGCGGAGGAGCCGGCACTTTGGACGGCTGTGGAGTGGCGCAGACGTGGGGTATGCGTTGCCGCGAAGGCTGAGAGGGTACCTGCGGTAAAGGCGAGGACGAGCAGCAGCGCCTTTGCACGCGCGGAACCCCTTGCATGCGCGGAGCACGTCAGGGCAGCGAGAGAACGCTGTAAGTTCGTCATCGATCGATTTTCATAAGGTGGCCGCGAAGCCGCCGGAGCCCTTTCAGGCTATCGGTCGAGGGGCCTCGGCGGTAGTAGCGTTGTTGGTTCTCCGAGGCGGTTCCTCGAAGCGGCCAGAATTTTGGCGTCCGCATATTTTCGCGATACAGTGAGGGAGACTTACCCGGAGACCTACGCACGATGCCGACTTCGAAGACTTTGCAAGCCACCGCGCTTACTCTCGCCTTTGCTGGCCTTGTTGGGAGCGCCGCACTTTGGCGCCCGAACCCGGTCTCTGCCCATGCGGATCCCGCGCCCGATACAGAGGCCTTCTACACCCAGAAGGTGCAGCCGATCCTGCAGACCAACTGCTATCGCTGCCATGGCGGCATCAACCATCGCGGTGGGCTACAGATCGACACGAAGGCGGGTCTGCTGAAGGGTGGACACGACGGTGCTGTCATCGTTCCGGGGCATGCCGATCAATCGCTGCTGGTCAAGCTCATCAACCACGCCGGTCCCGCGAATGATCCCATGCCGATGCCGCCGAAGGATAAGCTCTCCGATGCCGATATCGCCACGGTCACGCAGTGGATCCAGGCGGGAGCAATTATGCCTGCGGAAGCAGCAAAGTAACAGGAAGACCACCGATTCGGGTGCCCCATCCTCGACGCGCGTTTTTTGCGCGGCAGGGTGGGGTATCGTTTGCGGTAGCAAACGACCGTACTCTTTGATAGAGGAACAGTCACCGCTACAAGCCGAAAGCGGTCGTGCTTTCGCACGATACCCCTGACGCAGAGCGCGCTTCGAAGATTTGTGGGATTCGCTTAGCGTCTATACCCCACCCTGCCGCGCAAAAACGCGCGTCGAGGATGGGGCACCCGGTTGTGCTTGTTTATCTCTTCAGGAAAATCTTTTTTAATACGCCCGCTGATACATCTTCGACATGCGATCATGCCAGCCCAGGCGCTCGTCGTCCAGGAAGGCCCATGCGAGCCCTATGCCCAGGGGGCAGGCTGCCAGCAGCATCGCCAGAACGCGGCGGCGCATGGCCTTGCGTGAGGGGTTGGCGTCGCCGAAGGTGCAGAGTGCGATGCGGGCGTAGCGCATGCCCGGTGTGGCTTCCGCGAGCGAGAGAAACAGTAGCTGGAAGATTACGAACAGCGCCAGCAGCACGCCTGCTGTGGTGACTCCCAGGAGCGGCAACGAGAGGGCACGGAGGTTCGGTCCAGCTATCTTGGCTACCACTGCCGCGAAGCCCAGAAAAGCGATTCCGATGCAGCCGGTGTCGATGCTGGCCGCCATGAGCCGAAGCTCCAGCGGCGCTGTCTGCGGTTGCAGCGTGAAGTGGTGCTGCGCCTCGGCGGGCGGCGCATGCGTGGCGACCTTGTTGGGGTCCAGAAATAGTCCCTGCCACTCGGGTGCACCGGAGAATTCCACTGCTTCCGGCTCGATTGAAATCTGCTCGGGCTCCACCTCGAAGATGCGCAACTGCGGCTCAACGGGAGCGTCCTCGCGCAGCGGACCTTCGGCCAGCCGGGGACGTGCCTTGCGTGAAGCTACCAACTGGCGAGGAAACTCGATCAGGTTGCCGGGGATCGGCTGGGCCTCGATGAGGTGCAGTTCGAACTCCGGCGCACGGCGAAACTCGATCTCCTGGTCCAACTGGTCGAGCTCGTCCTCGCCGTCGGCAGGGTGGACATGATGCGAGCGCGACTGCGACTGAGTCGTGACCGTCGCGGAACGGGCTGCTCCAATGTCGTCGTACATCCGTACCGTCAGACTGCCGGAGGATCTTTCCGCTACGGCTTCAATTCTTGGCTCTTCGAAGACGACTTCGCGCGGTCCTGGCCGGGATTCAATCTGTGCTTCGGCTTCGGACCGGTTCCACTGGTCGAGTTCTTCCATCAACTTCATCTGGGCTTCGGCGACGGCCCTGGCGTTCCGTGCGGCGATCTCCGCTTCGGCCTGCGCCTGCTGCGAGGCCCGTTCGGCCTCGGCGGCGAGAAATTCGCGATAACTTACGCTGTGTTCGTAGCGGGCGGCTACAGCCTCGCGGATGCGCGAAGTTCCACTGCGGGCCTGGTTCCGGATCTGGGCTGTCGCTCGCTCGCGCTCGGCTTCCAGTGCCAGTTCCTGGGCCCTGCGGCTGCGATGCGCGGCCAGCCGTTCGGCTACCACCTGTTTCAAGCCACTGACGCTATCCGTTCCCGTGGCGCGGTAGTCCAACCCTTCAGCGATCTCGTCTTGCTGCGCCGCACTGCTCATGCTCAATTTCAAACTCCCAGGGTCTAAAACGTACAATCCGCCGCCTCACCTGAACTCATCTGATGTTCATGGCAGCGACTTGCGACCATGAAATCGTCTAAGCTCAAACTTGTGGACGGTCTCACTCAAGCCCCCAGCGGCAAACGAATTCGGCAGCGCCGCCTTGCGATGCAACTGGTGCTTCTGTTCATAACTACCATTCTCGCGCCCCTGGGTCATCAACATCTAGAGGCTCAGGAGGTGGCGAGGGAGGAACCTCCTGCTGCCGCAAGTCAGGCTGTACTGCCTGAGGCGCCCACTCCACAGCAGGACGGACCGCTGGATCTGACGCAGATTCCTCACGCCACGCCGTTCTCTCCCGGCAAAGTCCCCGACCGCGTCGTGCTCGAATCCGACAATCCGCAGACCAAGACCGGAGATGTGCTTGCCGCCTCCGGCAATGTCGTCATCACCTATCGCGACCACATCATCTACGCGGACTCGGTGACCTATGACAAGGCTACCGGCGAGGTCAACGCCACAGGTCACCTGAAAGTGATCGGCGGAGAAAACGACGAGCATATCGAAGCCTCGCACGGAACCTACAACCTGCATACCGGCACCGGCCGCTTCTACGATGTCTCCGGCTCGGTCGGGTTGGGGAAAACCAATGCCAAAGAGTCTGTCGTTACCCCGGTTATTACCTCTACCTCCGCAACCGGCGGCCGAACCGGACCCCGGTCGGCTGGTTACCAGAACTCGAACCCGTTCCTCTTTGAAGGGCGCGTCGTCGTCAAGACCGGGCCGGAGAACTATGACGTCTACGACGGCGCGGTAACCTCCTGCCTTCTGCCCAACCCGGACTGGCAGCTCTTCGCCAACCACTTCAACATGGATGGCGATAAAGCGAAGGCCTACAGCTCCAACTTCAGGCTGCTGGGCATCCCTGTGTTCTATCTGCCTTACGTGACGCATCCCGTCGATGCCGACGAGCGCCAATCGGGTCTGTTGATTCCGACCATCGGCTATTCGAGCGCCAGTAAGGACACCGGCTCGAAGGGATTCACGATCGGCGAGCAGGCCTACCTTACGCTGGGCCGCTCGGCTGATTTGACGGTAGGAACGCTGTACTACTCGCTGCGCGGTTTTTCAGAGAACGGCACCTTCCGCTATCGCGGTCCGGGCGACGACTTTCTTACTGCCCACTTCTCCGCGCTGCAGGACCGTGGTTTTACCTCGGCTGCAGGCCTCTATCAGAACCAGGGCGGCCAGGACATCACCGTTGGCTACCGGAAGCAGCTCACGACAACCACCCGCGCTGTCGTCGACGCCGAGTATCTCAGCTCCTACATCTACCGCGAGGTCTTCACGGAGAACTTCAACCAGGCTGTGAGCTCCGACATTACTTCGACTCTTTACCTGATGCACGAGCGCAACGGATTCGCGCTGGATGGCCGGGTCGACCGCTATCAGGGTCTCAAGGTGGTGGCCATTGGCACCACGCCCGGAGAAGAGGTAAAGATCTTTCATGCGCCTTCGATCGATCTTTCGGCGGACGATCACCGGATCGAAGGAACCCCTCTGCTCTGGGACCTGGATACCTCGGTCGCAGCCCTGAAGCGCACGCAGCCTGACTTTGCTTCAGCCGGCATGACCGAACGCGTCGATGTACATCCAGAGCTGTCACTACCCCTGCACCTGGAAGGCTGGAACGTGATGTCGAGCCTGGGCGCGCGCGATACGTTCTACTCTCGATCGCGCCAGGCTCCCTATGGTGCCAATGCAACTCCCATCGAACTGACCCAGACGGTTAATCGCAGCGATTTCGAGGCCACTGTGGACATTCGTCCTCCTGTTCTTGAACGTACCTTCACCGTTCCGGCCCGGTTCCGGAAGCTCCTGGGCGATGAGGTTCGTCATACGATCGAGCCGGACATCACCTATCGTGATGTGCAGGGGATCAGCAACTTCCTCAACATCCTCCGCTTCGACGACATCGATCTGGCCAGCAATACCGACGAGCTCGCGTACGGCGTTACACAGCATCTCTACTTCCGCCCACGGCCTAAGCCGAAGAAGGCCGCTCCCAAGCCCGGCTGTCCTGTGCAGGAGGCTGGCACGGAGCAGTCGACAGGGGGCTCTGACGGCGGGGCGAACCTGCCCGATGTCTTCAACCCCACACCGCAGGCAGCCAATAACGATGCCAATGGGATTCCTAACGCCTGGGCCGCCGCGCCCGACGTGCCTCTACGCACGCATGGTCACCACCCCGACCCCTGTGCGCCCGACGCGGCGCCGGCCAATCCACCGCAGCAGGAGTGGTTCAGTTGGAGGCTGGAGCAGAAGCACTTCTTCAACCAGACCTTTGGCGGCGCGGTGATCGATCGCCGCCGGAATATCTTCGACAGCACCCTCTCCTTCTCCGGCGTGGCCTTTCTCACCGAGCCGCGCAGTACCTCTCCGCTGATCTCGCGCATGCGCTTTCGCACCTCCGGTCATACGGACATTGAGTACGACTTCGACTACGACACCGGCGCGACGAAGTTCACCAGCCAGAATGTCTTCCTCGATGTTCACTCCAGCCGTTTCTTCGGCGGGTTCTCCTATGCCCGCCTGAATGCGCCGGGCCGCTTCTACACCGAGGTCATCGACACCACGACCAATACCGCTACGGGATTGACCAGTTCGGCGGTCTCTGATTTTTCACAGATGCGGGTTTTGCTCGGCTATGGCACGCCCAGTAAGCCCGGACTCTCCGCGGCGGTAGGTTCAGGCATCGATCTGAAACTTGGCAGTGCCCAGTACGTTACTGTGCAGACCGGCTACAACTGGAACTGTTGCGGCCTGAGCGTGGAGTATCGCAAGTACGACTTCGGCACCATCCGTAACGAAGGCACCCCCAGCTTCAGCTTTACGCTGGCCAATATCGGCAGCGCCGGCAACCTGCGGCGTAATCAGAGCTTGTTCTAGCCGAATCTCAAAAATGCGGCAGGGAACCAGGCTCTGAGATAATCAATCATTGTGTTTAAGCCAACGCGCCTGTCCGCCGTCCTCTTCGCCACACTCCTGACTACGCTCGGCTGTCACGCGCAAAGTCCCGCTAGTCCCGCCAGTTCGCCAGCCATCGCCGCTCCTGTCGTAGGCAAGCCTCTTTCACCGGAGTTGGCCCGTCGCGTTGAGGTTCTGCTGCGCCAGAAGGCACCGCTTCCTCCTGGTTCGACCATCCAGGTCGGCGTGCCCACCGCTTCGGAGGTGCCGGGCTTTAGCCTGATCAGCGTCACTTTCTCGAATGAAGGCAAGAGCTCCCGCCCCATCAACTTCCTGATCTCGGCCGATGGCAAGACGCTGGCGCAGTTCACCAAGTTCGACATCTCCGCCGACCCGAAGAATCTCGTCTCGGCTGAAGGTCGCCCAGCCCGCGGCGGCCCGGTCACCGCGCCCGTTCTGATCGTCGGTTTCGACGACCTCGAGTGCCCCTTCTGCGCGCGGCTGCATGAGAGCATCTTTCCCGCGATGATCAATCGCTACGGGGATAAGGTTCGCATCGTCTACAAGGACTTCCCGCTGGACACGATCCATCCCTGGGCTGAGCATGCCGCTGTCGATGTGAACTGCATCGGCGCACAGTCTCCTGTGGGCTACTGGAACCTTGTGGACGGCATTCACGCACACGCCTCCGATATCGGCACCTCCGATGATCCCAAGGACACGCAGAAGACCCTGGCCAACGCGACCGTGCAACTCGATAAGCTGACTCGCGAACAGGGCAAGCTGCAGAAGGTTGATGCGGCGAAGCTGGACGCCTGCCTCGCCAAGCAGGACACTGCTTCCGTCGATGCTTCGAAGGCTGTTGGTGTTTCGCTCGGCCTTGAGGAAGCTCCGACCTTGTTCATCAACGGGGACAAGGTCAGCGGCGCTCTCCCGGTCGAGTTCATCTTCGGCATCATCGACGATGCTCTCCGTGCTCAGGGCCTGACGCCGCCTCCGACGTATGTGGCTCCGGCGACGACCGCTTCTGTGGCCGGAGGGAAGTAGAGCACTTGAGATAAGTATTTCCTGCGAGATCATGAGCGTTCAGAAATGAACAGCCCACAGCATGGTATTTGTCTCTGCCATACTTCTCGACCAACTTGAGGCTCACTGCATCTAATGGGTTCGGAGGCCTGAAGCTTGAGCGGGAAGAGAATGGCAGTCACGCATCTTTGCTTTCATCGCAGGAGGTGGGGCACCTTCTTCCTGCTGCTGACTTTGGCCGCACTCCCTGCTCCGATTCGTTCTCAGCAGCCTTCCACGACTCATGCACAGAGCTCCCAACGGACTCGCCTCATCCTCAAAGACGGAAGCTATCAGCTTGTGCTGAGCTATAAGGTCTCAGGCGATGTCGTGCAGTATCGCAGCGCCGAGCGCAATGGTGAGACAGAAGAGATCCCGCTTGCCCTGGTAGATCTTCCTGCGACAACGAAGTGGGCCCAGGAACATGGAGCAGGAGCAACGCAGGACAGGCCGGTGTTGAGTCCTGAGCTGGCCAGGGAAGAGGCTGACCGGGCGGCACGCACTCCGGAGATAGCTCCTGGTCTGCGACTGCCGGAGGAGCTCAGTGTGCTGGCCTTCGACACCTTCAATAGTGCTCCGGAGCTGATTCCCCTTGTGCAGCAGGGCGGTGATCTAAACAAGGAGACTGCGCATAATGTGCTGAAGGCGGCGATCAATCCGTCGTCCAGTCCACATCGCCTCCTGGATATTCCAGGTGATCACTCGGATGTTCAATTGCATCTGGCGGCTCCCGTCTTCTATGTCAGGCTGGGGAGCGACGATTCCGCAGATGCCGATTCGGGAACGATCACCGTCGATACGCATGGAGCCTCGGGGCGTGAGACACCTTCGGGTGGCGCAGAGAAGAGTGGCTATAAGATCGAGCGTCTGAGTGTTCTGGGCGACATGCGCGTGCTGAACAGCTTCCGTCCTGGCCTGGTGAATTCAAAGCGGCAGCCTGACGTAATCGAAGTTCATGCGGAGACGCTCACCGGCGGTCATTGGCTGAAGCTCTCACCGGCAACTCCGCTGGAGATTGGCGAGTATGCGCTGGTCGAGGTGTTGTCGGACCGGGAGGTCAACCTGGGGATATGGGACTTCGGCGTGCATCCGGCGGCGCGTGACAATGCTGAGGCGATAAGGCCTGCGCCGAAGCGGGCAGCAGTGCTGAAGGATCGGCCCTAGTTTGCAGCGTTGCTGCATAGAAAAGCCCCACGCGACAGTCGCGTGGGGCTTTTCTACAGGGGAACAGGGAAGAGAGTTTACTTCTGGTTCTGGGTCTTGATCTCGACGGTGACATTTGCCGAGACGGGACGGTTATTGAACATGGCCGGCTTGAAGCGGTACTGGTTCACAGCTTCGAGGGTCTTCGCGTCCAGCTCGGCGCCTGCCGACTTGGCAATGACCAGGTTGTGCGGGATGCCCTGTGCGTCGACGGTGAGGTGAACCTTGACGTCGCTATCGACGGAAGCCTGCTCAAGAGGTACGAGCGTTCCGACGACGTGGACGAGCACAGGAGACGCCGGCTCGATCGACTGGTTGCTGCCGTTCATCGTGTAGGAGAGCGTACCGCCCTGGCGCAATGCGGCCTCGGTGAAGCTCGGATCTACGTCTGCCTGAATGTACTCATGGGCAGGACGCACAATGTGGGTGTTGGGAGCAGGAGCGGGTGCCGGTGCAACAGCGGCTGCTGCGGCAGGGCGAACAAAGCTGATGGGCTGAACGGTGGCATTGGCCTGGAGGTTCGCCGAAGGGGTGCTGACCTGGGCGTGGGCCAAAACGGGAAGCAGGGCGAGAGACGCTACTACTAGAACTTGGCGCATGGTGAAATCTCCTTTAAGCCAAAAGTGCTCAACACCACCTTAAATTGATCGATGTACGGTTGTCAACAATTTTCTTGAAACAAATTTGCTTGCCCAACGTGATGACGTTTTGGCTGGAAATTTGGAATTGTGAGGAGAAGAGAGCTTCTTTTGAGGAGGAACAGGGACGGTGCCTTTGTCGTTGCTTGTTTTTCGCCGTCATCCTGAGCCGATGGCTCAGGATGACGACGAAAAACAAGCAACAGCAAAGACTGTCTGCAAGCTATGAATTGATTTTTTAGTAGTAACGGGTAGTGCGCAGAAACCACTCAACCGCCGATGTGCACCATGCTGCGGGAGGGTTTCAGGAAGCCGGGTTCGCCGATATGATGGCGAGCTTCCTTGCGTTCGATGACGCGGCGAATCCACGAGCGCATGTCATCATCGGAGGCGCCGCGATGCATCAATCCGATGAGATCGTGATCGCTCTGTGAGAACAGGCAGGTGCGGACCTTGCCGTCGGAGGTAAGGCGCACACGGCTGCAGTGGCCGCAGAAGGGCCGCGAGACCGGTGCGATGATGCCGATCTCGCCGCGGCCATCTTCGAAGGTGAAGCGGCGCGCTGTCTCGCTGATGTGATTGGGCGGCAGCTCGACGAGAGGACGCACGGCGTTGAGACGCGTGACGATCTCTTCCATGGGAACGACGGTCTCGGGAGCCCAGGTCCTGCCCTCTTCAAGCGGCATGAACTCGATGAAACGAACGATGACGCCTTCGTTCCGCGAGAACTCCGCGAAGGCCTCGATCTGCGAGTCGTTGAAGCCGCGCATGAGAACGCAGTTGACCTTGACGGGCCCAAGCCCGGCGTCCTGCGCCGCGCGGATGCCGTCGCGCACGCGCTCGAAGCTGCCGGGAACGCGGGTGATCCGGGTAAAGGTCTCGGGATCGACCGCGTCCATGCTCACGGTGATGCGGCTCAGGCCGGCTTCGCGCAGGGGACGGGCCAGCGGGGCTAGCAGGTGGCCGTTGGTGGTCAGGGCGATGTCTAAAGGGGCATCCGAAAAGGCGGGACGAAGCTGGGCGGTCTCGCGGATAAGATCCAGCAGGCCCTGACGCAGCAAGGGCTCGCCACCGGTAAGCCGAATCTTTTCAATGCCCAGGGAGACAAAGACCCGCAGGATGCGGGCGTAATCTGCGATCGGGAGCTCGGAGTACTGGGCACCCTCTTCGCCGGTCCGGCAATAGACGCAGCGATAGTTGCAGCGGTCCGTGACGGAGAGCCGGAGGTCGGTGATGGTGCGGTTGTGGCTATCGCGCAGACGCCCGTCGAGGAGAGCCGTAGCCAGCTGTTCAGACCCGAGGATGGGAAGCAAGCGCATACTCAACGATACGCTTTTCGCTTTGATCTCCGCTGACTGTTGCTTCCGAACTAAATGCCTACGCCGAATTCGACGTCCTGGATCTCGTCGCCGGAGTGCGCATAGAAGTCATAGGGGGTGCGGCGGTTGAACTTGTGGCGCTGACGCAGTTCGCGGCCCACCACGACTCCGATGGCCAGCGCTGTGACGCCCGCCGAAACCCAACCAATGTTGCGCAGGATGTGGTGGTCATTACGAGAGCGAAGACTCACGGTCTCTTCGACCTGGTTCCCGAGTTTGCGGAGCGAACGATACAGCCTCATGGCTTGCATGATAGCGCAGCGAGTGCCTGTTTGTGTAACGCGGTACCTGTGGCAAAACGTAGAAGTGACCCTGGAAAGTCAACAACACCAGCGAGCAGAAAGCTCATCTAGCTTTTGCTGGCGGTCGAAGGCGCGGCTGGCGCGGCGGCGGGAGCCGCTGCAGGAGCCGGGCTCGAGGCGGCAGGAGTTGCCGGAGCCGCAGAGCTCGAATCCGAGGCTGTGGCGGTTGAGGTGTCGCTGCCTGCTGCCGCGGGTTTGGCCGAGGCATAGCCGTCCTTGTACCACCCACCGCCTTTGAAGGAGATGGCCGCAGCCGTGATGGTGCGTGCGAGTGGGCCGCCGCAGTGGGGGCAGACGGTCAGTTCGGGGTCGGAGAACTTCTGGATCTTCTCGGTGCGACGGTGGCACTGGCTGCACTCGTACTCGTAAAGCGGCATTGCGGGTTTCCTTGCTGGTTCGGTTGAGTCTCTAGGATACAACTGCCTCTGTCAGGCCAATTCTAGAAGAGCGCTTCCAGCCTGCGAATCGTGGTGAGGGTTTCGCCCAGGGCTGGCTTCCCGACCTCTTTTTCGAACTCTTTTTGAAGCTTGTCGAAGGCCGCGATGACATGGAGAGCGCACTTCTTGCCCTGCGGCTTCAGGGTGAGTTGGTAGGCCCTCGCATCTTCTGGGTCAATCTTTCGCTGCAGCAATCCCTTGGCCTCCAGCGAGGAGACGCAGTGGCTCACGTTGCCGCGCGTCATGCCAAAGGTTTCGGCGAGCTCCGACGGTTTGATGGAGGCAGGCGCCTCAAAGAAGATCGCCGTGAGCACCAGGCCTTCGAGGAAGCTGAGGCCGTCGGTCGCAAGCGCCTGGGCGGCCAGGGCGTTGAACCGCCGCGCCGCGCGGCTGATCGCGAACATGGGGCTTTCGGCGAGGAAGGCATCGATGCGCATCGTAAGTGGATTTAGTTTACAGGATCAACTATCAAGGTCGATACGAAACCATCGTTGTATTGCGGGAGAGCAACAAGCAGGATGAAGAGACCTCAAGGAGTGATTGGAATTGATGATTCGCCTGCGTTACCTTCCCGTGGTTTTTGTTGCTGTACTGCCTCTGTGTGCGCAGCAGGCTCCCCAGCCGCAAACGCCTCCGGCCATTCAGCCGGTTAGCACGACCGTGGTTGTTCTCGGAGATGTAGAACCGGTAAGCCTTGGCGAATCAGCCCATACCGTTGTGACGCTTGATGCCTCGGAGCATCCGCTGGCCTCGCAGGACATCGAGGATTATCTGCGCACGGACTCTTCGGTCGACATCCAGCAGCGTGCCGGTGCTGGAGTGATGGCAGACATCTCGCTACGCGGCGCTTCGTTCGAGCAGACGCTGGTGCTGCTCAACGGGTTGCGCATGGATAGCGTGGAGACCTCGCACTTCAATCTCGATCTCCCCGTTCCGTTGGCGGCCTTGGGAAATATCGACATTCTGCACGGAGCAG encodes:
- the moaA gene encoding GTP 3',8-cyclase MoaA, which produces MRLLPILGSEQLATALLDGRLRDSHNRTITDLRLSVTDRCNYRCVYCRTGEEGAQYSELPIADYARILRVFVSLGIEKIRLTGGEPLLRQGLLDLIRETAQLRPAFSDAPLDIALTTNGHLLAPLARPLREAGLSRITVSMDAVDPETFTRITRVPGSFERVRDGIRAAQDAGLGPVKVNCVLMRGFNDSQIEAFAEFSRNEGVIVRFIEFMPLEEGRTWAPETVVPMEEIVTRLNAVRPLVELPPNHISETARRFTFEDGRGEIGIIAPVSRPFCGHCSRVRLTSDGKVRTCLFSQSDHDLIGLMHRGASDDDMRSWIRRVIERKEARHHIGEPGFLKPSRSMVHIGG
- a CDS encoding FmdB family zinc ribbon protein, producing MPLYEYECSQCHRRTEKIQKFSDPELTVCPHCGGPLARTITAAAISFKGGGWYKDGYASAKPAAAGSDTSTATASDSSSAAPATPAASSPAPAAAPAAAPAAPSTASKS
- a CDS encoding MarR family winged helix-turn-helix transcriptional regulator, translating into MRIDAFLAESPMFAISRAARRFNALAAQALATDGLSFLEGLVLTAIFFEAPASIKPSELAETFGMTRGNVSHCVSSLEAKGLLQRKIDPEDARAYQLTLKPQGKKCALHVIAAFDKLQKEFEKEVGKPALGETLTTIRRLEALF